The genomic stretch aacaatagaaatattctatgaagaaaaataaagtaggatTCTGGGTTAGAAGAGTAACTGGACAGTTGTTGTGGGAGGGGATAACATAAGATATAGtaaatcagggaaggcttctccaaaatgataatatttaagTTGAAAAAACAAATGATGAAAAGGACTAGTCATGCAAAAACTGGGGAGAAGAATTCCAAGCAGACGGAACAGTATATGCAAAAGCTTGCCAAGAGAGCAATCTTAATGTATATGAGAAGCAAAAATACCCTAGTTTGGGtaggtcaaaaaataaaatgggaaactgGTTCAAGATGAGGGTAGAAAATAGATAGAGGCTGGATAATGTAAGCATTGAAAGCCAGGGTAAGAAGTCTGAGTTTATTATGAATGTAATGGGAAACCATTAGTGTTTTAAGCAGTGGACAGTAGAGGCAGCAAGACTCTTGCAGTACTTCAGCAAAGATTATGATGAATATTGGGACTATTTAGGTAGTAGTAATTGAGATGGAAGAAGTGGACTGATTCAGGATATATTTTGGACGTAAGGTATACAAGTTTTAGTGATTGATCACATATGAGGGATGAGGTAAAGAGCAGAATCATAGATGATACccagattttaaaagattaaatggGTGGATGGCAGTGCCATTTACTAAGATGGAGAATATTGGGAAGGACTAGGTTTTGAGATGGGTTAAGAGTGTTATTCATATATGTTAAATTTGAGATGTCCAGTAGACTACACTGAAACTTCCAAGTGGTGTTTAGAACTTggaactcattggaaagaccaaAGTTGGCTATATTACATTTGCAGTTATCAATACgtaaatgacatttaaaactATTGAATTGGATGAACTCACCAAAGGAGAATTTTAGAGAGAAGGTCCAGGACCAAGACTTAGATCATTCTAACGTTAAAGGTGAGGAAGCGTAAGATATAATAAAGGGGGTGAAAAGCTTCCAGTAAGTAGAAAGAACAGGATGGGATAGACTCAAGTaaagtaagtattttttaaaagaagaagaggtTGGTTTAAATGCTGCTGGATTATAGAATAACATGAGGAGAGAAGAGAGCTCAGTATGTGTGGCTACAAGAAGGTATTTGGTAATCCTGAAAAGAGCACTTTTAGTAAAGTGGTAGGGATGGAAGAGCCTGATTACATGGTAGCTATACAAATTTAAGCTTATTACAGTGATGGTATGAATATATGCAAGGCCAGAACATatcctgaaagttttttttttttttacaattaaaattaaTCCTCAGATTCAAGGATTTTGTAGTATTACTTTcttgtattttacatatttttcataaaaactgCTTTTGTAAAAGAGTTCAGCTTTTCGAGGGTCTCTTTTCTCAATTACCTTAAAATTATACACCAATTAGAGGGTGGCGgcggaaaaaaaaattatacaccaaTATATTTTCATTCCTTACAAATTTTGTTGCTTTACTGGTTATCTGCCCCGTTGACTTAGACTGAGCCCTAAACAATGGGGTCATTAATCAGCTTTGTCACAAAGCAGACATTTTGAGTCTGCCAGGAGAAAAATGGACTTAAAATCAGCCTTTTTGAAAGAGATAATAGGGATTCACTCATCTCTCCCACAAATGTAAAATATGTGAAGAACAAATGGAAGTCAATACaaaaagttttattataaataaaccaAGGATAGAAAAAAAACTTGGAATACAAGGTAAAGTGAGATTCCCACCATTCATAAGAGGAAATGGAAGCCCTTTGAGATATAAGAACAAGAATagggggacagagaggaagaggagaaagggtgggggaaaattaattaaatataaggTCAAGACCCAGACATACCTACAGATGTTCTGAAGTTAGCAGGACAGACAGCATGAGACCTACCATGCTGAGAATAGTCAATTAACACTGtggaaaagcagaggaaacacaGACTGATGCCCAGAAACAATGCAAATGAATCACACCTCAACTAAAAATCAGAGAGCCAACAAGGGAGGACAAGAATGGGAAGAGCAGACCTTCCATCCAAAGTGAAATGTGTAACTAAGCTTCCCTTTACAGCCAGGTTTTAAAGGAAGGGGGATTGAAAGGGAGATCCTCTgtaggagaaaaatagaaaactttaaatTTACAGATCCAAAGAGATTGGATCAACCTTGAAAATACTGTTTCCCACCGCTGATTATCAGTACTAGTGACAACTCATAAAGAtactgttaaaaaattaaataattaaatatgctTTTTTGCATATCTGAATCCTAGTATATTTCTATCTTGCTGTATCTGAATTTGGTTGAGCTTTTACCATATTCAGCACTTCCTAGGAAATGTCTTTATATACTACTAAAATATGCCCCTTAGAAATTTTAgctattttcctttctgttctttcatAAGTATAGGGCAGTTAACCACATCTGTAATATGATCCTttttacaaataattataaataatttcttaaatacCAAGCCAGTTCTCTCTGCTCCAGTCTAAATACTATTCTTAACTTTTTGACATTTGCTTTGCATCCCTTTTGGGTCCTATGGAAGTACTCtatcttttctcatctgtgagtCTCAAACTTGTCAATATTCCAGTAAAAGAGAACTAATCTTCAGAGAAAATatgaattcaaaatttaaaatatatctttcatttttaatcaaattttctctaaaaaataaaacaggagcaaACATACCAAAGGAGCGTATCTTGGCTTTGGAGGTGGAGGAGGCATCTGGCACCGACAGAGACGTTTGACTCTAGGTGATGGCAATAAAGGCTCACAAGGAGGTAGTGGTGCTCTTTCTCTTGATGGAGGAACTCTACCTgtacctattttttttcctttttctttgaatGTAGTCCTCCGGGATGGCATTTTGATTCCTCTTTTTAGTTCCACTGCATCCttctttgaatctgtagatgtgGCATCTGATTCATCAACTCTCTTTTTAGGCCCAGGTTTAAATAGAGACTCTTCAGATTCAGCATCTGAACTTTTGAACATTTCAGTCTTCTTTAGGTCTCTTTTGGAAGACACATCAGATTCAGCATCACTAGACTCTGTGTCCTTCTTTGCACTCTTTTTGGCATCTTTCTTTGATTCTCGTTTAACCTTCTTTGACTCCCAGTCAGACTCAGTTTCAGTAGACTCTTCAGATTTCATTGCAGACTTCTTTTTGTCATCTTTCTTTaaatctttcttatctttctttgaaTCTTTTCCACCCTTTTTTGCATCCCCTTCAGATTCAGAATCAGCATCAGTAGACACAGCATCCTTCTTGGCATCCTTTTTCTTATCATCTTTCTTTGAATCTTTCTTGCCCTTTTTTGAatctttcttttcatcctttgaGTCTCCAGATTCTGCATCGGTAGACTCTGCATCTTTCTTGGCATCCTTTTTCTTATCATCCTTCTTTGAATCTTTCTTGCCCTTTTTCGAATCTTTCTTTGCATCCTTTGAGTCTCCAGATTCTGCATCAGTAGACTCTGCATCTTTCTTGGCATCCTTTTTCTTATCATCTTTCTTATCATCTTTCTTGCCCTTTTTCGAATCTTTCTTTGCATCCTTTGAGTCTCCAGATTCTGCATCAGATGCAGCATCCTTCTTGGCATCCTTTTTCTTGTCATCTTTCTTTGACTCTTTCTTGCCTttctttgcatcttttgagtCTCCAGATTCTGCATCAGTAGACTCTGCATCCTTCTTTGCATCCTTCTTGGTGTCTTTAGCTGCACccttcttatctttctttgcatctttctttgcatcttttgaatctacagattcagcATCAGAGCCCTTCCCCTTTGCATCTTTTTTTGCATCCTTCTTTGTGGGCTTCTTTGAATTATTCTGTGAATAATTCTTTAACCACATATCAAATTCCATGGATTCAGCATCTGACTCCCCTAAATGCATCATTAAACCCACATTTGAACTATTTTTTGAGAAAGTCTCTGATATGGCATCAGAATTATTATTTGAGCTCTTAGAGTACTTCTTTGTACTTATGGATTCAAAATCCATCTCCTTGGAATCTTTTGAATATCTCTTATCTTTTTTTGGATGCTTTATTGAAACTTGTATAGAATCTTTGGATTCTGGGTTTGCTTCTGATTTGGACTTTAACTTCTTATATAGTTGACTTTCATGTGATGATTTTGATGGAGTTTTATCTGCTTTACTTCCTCTTTTAGGTTTCTCATCTATTTCATGTGGGCCTGTGTCTTTCTTGGAAATTTTCTTCAAAGTTGTTCCTTTTTTGTCATCTTTGCACTTTTTAGATTCTGCCTTTTTAGAATGGGTTATATGTCTGAATGAGGCCTGTCTCCTGATGGTTAAATTAATAGATggactttgaatttttttccttaaagaatgCCTTATCCATATATGAGCTGGCTTCTGAAGTTCATCTACATTTCTTTTGTCATGTCTCTGAAAAAAATGGTTTGAATAGTGATAagttttttaatgagttttatcttttttatattgaaACAAATAGTCTAGCTTTTCGATGACCATCTATTTAGATTgtgtcttgtttctttttcaacattctctgtgtgtttgtatgtgtatgtgaaaaAATTCcactttagaaataaaatgaatttaagagGAACCTCAGAATATCCTCAGTGATTCATATTAGGATAAGAAGGGGTCCACAATGATTCATGACATTTCAGGACCTGGCCTCACAATAGATAATAAATTCCTTTAGAACTCTTACATGGGAGagatattttgaaacattttgcaTACCCTTCTGCCccaaaatagataaaaaaataaGCTGATACTCTTGAAGTTTGTCATGATAATTCTTATGATAGTTTACAATTCTGTAGGCTTCAGGGTTAGCCTGATTTCTACATctactttcaagattttcttaCCAAATTGAAAACCTAAGATCTCTGCTGTGAAGCACTGctgaaaacaaatacataaaataaaacaagtgtcTTATCTGCATTAATTAGTGTAGCAGTAGcgtattattataattatatatatatttttacttctgtCCAAACATTTGTCAAGGCTGGTTGTCATAGTGACCACATAGACTAATTTTACATTTACTTCTTATATTTCTTCCATTGTTATATGGAATGAAAGGAAGACCATGAAGAGAAGCATGAAACTTGGATCTCTATAGATGTAAATAAATGGCCCTTGAATAAATGCATTGACTATAGCTCTGCTTTGGGAGatgcttttaaaacatattttgctATCACTATGGGTGACCTCTGTAAGCTAACTTTTCTTTTGGTTAGTTGAAAGGATAACTccactttataaaaaaaaaaaatagaaaacttgaaTCTCCAAGTATCTGGTATTTGAATTCTagattaaagaaaatgtaaaggcCCTGAAACCTCAAGATTGGCTCCTATTCTAAGACTCAAATTTTACATGCTTTTGCAGCTGGCAAACATTTCCTGAGAGATCCCACCAGTTTCAGTATTAGATTCTCCAGCTTACCTAGCCTATGAGCTTTAAAATGCCTTTGAAATGGAGAAACACATATAAGTTCAATCAGAAACAGCTGGAGACAATCTGCTATACAGGAAATTATACACCTAAAATATTTGCCTCCTAAAGGTatcaaaattcaaattattttatttgtatgtatgtattgtaacattatatttaattaaaaatgatctTGTCAATACTCACAGGAGCTGTGATTTGTATTTCTGAAGGTCTTAATCTCTTTTTTCCACCTGGCTGGGATGGTTTGGGAAATGCTATAGTGAAATATTGTTGATTCCATAATTTTTTGCTTGATTCAATGACTGAAATGAGAGAGGATAACAAACAATTTTGCAGCTAATAGCCAGACTTTCATCAGTCCTGAAATATTCCTGAGCAAGGAATATAGTTTAATTTAAACTAAATTATAACTCAAAATACAGTCCCCCGGCCTAGAGTTTGTAGTTTATTTGCATGCCAgttaagggaaaataaaaatcgATTATTTCATTTAGAACcaaattaagtttaaaatgaCATTTGTAATTTTACTTTCTAGATTAAACCAACATATGCACTAccctgtgtaaaatagatagctaatgggaagctcctgtataacacagggagctcagctcagtgctctgtgatgacagaaggggtgggatgggggagtggAAGGGAGGCTCAATAGGGAGGAGATGTATGAatatttatagctgattcatgttgctgtgcagcagaaactaacaaaacattgtaaagcagttatcctccaatttaaaatataatgaaaataatagttaCAGTAATACAACCAAACAATAggaatggaaaataaagaaactgtTTCCTTCCAAACATCTCCATTATCTCCACTACCTTCatgtcattttgttcagattGCAGAGCATATGACTTCTTCTATAGTCCCCATAATAGCTATTAACAGAGCGTCAGTTGAAAGTCTCAATTGATTAAGTGTTTATGTTACTTCTCCTCTGTCCTCAATGACATCCCAAGCCATAAAAATTAGGGCCACAGGCCCAAATGCTACATTCAGTTCTGACACTCTTATTTAAAGAAGGGGCATGCACACATTTGAGGGCATCCAGAATAGAGTGATCAGGAGGATCAAGCTATCTGGAAGCTATCAAAAGTAGAAAAGTGGGATAGTCTAGATAGTTCTTCTGGAGATTAACAAGAGATGTGATCATTatactcaaatatttaaagagctgTTACATAAAAgagtagtagtaatagtagtaatAAGATAGCTGCAACTGCCAACATATATATAGCACTTGCTATATGCTGGACTGTGTTTTAAGCACTTTATATATATCAACTCTTAGTCATTGCAACACTTTGAATTAGTTAATATAATTTATGAttgactccattttacagatgtagaaaaataaagcacCTAGAGAGGTTAAATTACTTGCCCCCAAATCATAAATTTAGCAGAAGAGTTAAGATTCAAGCACAGATAGtttggctccagagtccatgctcttaaTTACAATGTCAGAGACTTCTCTGCTTCCTGAGGGAATAACTAGAATCAATGGATAAAAGTTGtagcattgcaggtgaatttcaACTCAATATATTAAGAAATTTCCTAAAGTTTTAGCTGTTCAACACATGAACTGTCaactttcttctttctgactACAGGAATACtttaaacacacagacacacataccaaTATTCATGCTTCTCTTAGATTTTAACAAAAACTCAAGGATTTTTTATGCTTTATCACATTGAATGGA from Cervus elaphus chromosome X, mCerEla1.1, whole genome shotgun sequence encodes the following:
- the CYLC1 gene encoding cylicin-1, translating into MSLPRLCLGDLINEDIYTWNSLCRQEINIKTYDNSIPIIESSKKLWNQQYFTIAFPKPSQPGGKKRLRPSEIQITAPRHDKRNVDELQKPAHIWIRHSLRKKIQSPSINLTIRRQASFRHITHSKKAESKKCKDDKKGTTLKKISKKDTGPHEIDEKPKRGSKADKTPSKSSHESQLYKKLKSKSEANPESKDSIQVSIKHPKKDKRYSKDSKEMDFESISTKKYSKSSNNNSDAISETFSKNSSNVGLMMHLGESDAESMEFDMWLKNYSQNNSKKPTKKDAKKDAKGKGSDAESVDSKDAKKDAKKDKKGAAKDTKKDAKKDAESTDAESGDSKDAKKGKKESKKDDKKKDAKKDAASDAESGDSKDAKKDSKKGKKDDKKDDKKKDAKKDAESTDAESGDSKDAKKDSKKGKKDSKKDDKKKDAKKDAESTDAESGDSKDEKKDSKKGKKDSKKDDKKKDAKKDAVSTDADSESEGDAKKGGKDSKKDKKDLKKDDKKKSAMKSEESTETESDWESKKVKRESKKDAKKSAKKDTESSDAESDVSSKRDLKKTEMFKSSDAESEESLFKPGPKKRVDESDATSTDSKKDAVELKRGIKMPSRRTTFKEKGKKIGTGRVPPSRERAPLPPCEPLLPSPRVKRLCRCQMPPPPPKPRYAPLPEAKWIHKLL